In the Trichoderma atroviride chromosome 4, complete sequence genome, CATGCTTAAACCAGCCTTGTACCACCACAAAGACTGCTGTGGTGTAATGACTGAGCTCTGAGAGTAGATTGTCGCGATAGAAGTTGCCATGGTAGTGATCCATGTGACGGCAACCCGAGCCGATGCACTAGGGTAAAAGGCCTTCATGTATGATGGAAGAATCTGAGGTGATTTTAGTCGCACATTTTGAATGGTGAATAAACGAAGGTAAAAGTACTGATCCCAAGCAAACCAGATGCAAAACGAAGAGGAAATCAGTGGTGTAACGCGGAGAAGCGCGGACGTTGATAAAAGTGCTGACATTCTGAGTTCCTTCTGTTAAATTCGCCAGGTAAGTCAACTGCGAAACTGCCACAAGAACGACAGCCTATGTTGAATAAACTGGTTAATAGATTGATATTGCCCGCTTGTTTCAACctgactacatgtatattcttcttctccccgGCATCGACCGATGCTGATATAGCTGGTCCATGGGCAGACTGCCCCGCGCTACAATAATGCAAATCCGCCGTAAGACAAGGATGGATTCAGTGTACAGTGGGGTGATGAGCCTACAGTTTGGACAAACCCACCGATATCAATCAGGAGCATGCCTATCCCGGAACCCTAAGGCTGAAGAGCATACCATACGAGTTGTCATCATATTTACAACAGCGACGCAATGCAACAAGCAAAACATCAATTACATGAAAACTCTCGATTCCTCATGATTATTTACAAAGAGAAGCTTTAAATATATACTGGGGAAATATTAGTCATGGACCGTGATCGATTCCCTTTGTATCTCGAATACATCATCAAGCCAGCCAAAGGTTTTTGTATGCAAcgctgccagagctgctaCTTTCGCCTGTAATGAGCCCTGGCCAGGGCTGGAGGGAATCCATAGCTCGTGTTTCtttccattgctgctgctgatgctcgtCAACTCATTGTAGATTCGCTGTGGCCCTGCCTCTACCGGGATATACATTGTATCGCGGGATCCCGTCACCAATACAGGGCACTTGATCTGACTCAAACGCGTCCCGCCATCAGGCAGCGCCATGCTGTAGTTCTTCCAGGTGCGCATTGCTGCTACGGGCGATGGAATCCCCGTCGCCAATCTCGCGTGGCCCAACTCCCACTGCTTCTGGAAGT is a window encoding:
- a CDS encoding uncharacterized protein (EggNog:ENOG41~antiSMASH:Cluster_4.3~TransMembrane:2 (n3-14c22/23o103-123i144-166o)); amino-acid sequence: MSALLSTSALLRVTPLISSSFCIWFAWDQYFYLRLFTIQNVRLKSPQILPSYMKAFYPSASARVAVTWITTMATSIATIYSQSSVITPQQSLWWYKAGLSMTVGHALFAPIILPTIVSILKYGDKSAGQEDIMTLLSRWLKIHTIRSLTVDLFAWVCFVIAVTYQLDI